A section of the Humulus lupulus chromosome 2, drHumLupu1.1, whole genome shotgun sequence genome encodes:
- the LOC133815047 gene encoding uncharacterized protein LOC133815047 has protein sequence MEHKAYWAMRELNMDAKAARYHRSLELNEMEEFHNEPYENAKIYKERTKAWHDKNPIRKEFQPGQQVLFNSRLKLFLGKLKSRWSGPFTVVKVFPYGVVELKGKDREMFKVNEQRLKPYLGGLINTVKTIIQLQPL, from the coding sequence ATGGAACATAAAGCTTACTGGGCAATGAGGGAGTTGAATATGGATGCCAAAGCAGCAAGATATCATAGGTCTTTGGAGCTGAATGAGATGGAAGAGTTTCATAATGAGCCCTATGAGAACGCCAAGATCTATAAAGAGCGTACTAAAGCTTGGCATGATAAAAATCCTATTCGCAAGGAGTTTCAACCAGGGCAGCAGGTGTTGTTCAATTCTCGATTGAAATTGTTTCTAGGAAAATTGAAGTCGAGATGGTCAGGGCCATTTACGGTGGTTAAAGTATTTCCTTATGGTGTAGTGGAGTTGAAAGGAAAGGATCGAGAGATGTTTAAGGTGAACGAGCAGAGACTAAAGCCATATTTGGGTGGTCTTATTAATACAGTGAAGACCATCATCCAGCTACAACCATTGTGA